The Candidatus Margulisiibacteriota bacterium genomic sequence CCGTGGCGGTTTCAATAGAGATCGTGGTCAAGGTGGTTTCAGACGCGATAGATAATTAATTTATAAAGAGTTATCTAAGGACTCTTAATAGATCAAAAGGCCCTGTGAAAACAGGGCCTTTTTTATTTGGTATCAAGTATATTTTCCCGTGATATTTTTATGAGAAGAGAGACATCGCCCAGTTTTTTATTTCAGTCATATTTTTGTTTTTATGAGCAACTTTAAATCCTTTTTCGCCCAGCAGGTTATTATTTTTTAAACACTTTTTCAGGTTTTTAATCGTTTTACCCGGGTCGCCTTCATAGCTGCAATACAACGCAATTTTTTTGTTTTTCAAAGGATACCTTGCCAAAAAGGTTTTAATGGCGGGAACATAGGAGCTGGCC encodes the following:
- a CDS encoding flavodoxin, coding for ASSYVPAIKTFLARYPLKNKKIALYCSYEGDPGKTIKNLKKCLKNNNLLGEKGFKVAHKNKNMTEIKNWAMSLFS